The genomic segment GCTTCTCATCGCGCCTGAGAGCCCTGATCCGGAGGACGAGACGCTGGGTCTCGCGGAGGAACCGGAGCCCCGGCGCGCGCGGCGCTCAGACACTGACACCTTCAACCGTCTGTTCAGCCGGGATGAGGAGGGCGGGAGGCCACTGACCGTGGTGCTGCAGGGCCCAGCGGGCATTGGCAAGACCATGGCTGCCAAAAAGATCCTGTACGACTGGGCGGCTGGCAAGCTGTACCATGGCCAGGTGGACTTCGCCTTCTTCCTGCCGTGCCGCGAGCTTCTGGAGCGGCAGGGCGACAGCAGCTTGGCCGACCTGATCCTGGATCAGTGCCCCGACCGCGGCGCGCCCGTGCGCCAGATACTGGCGCATCCCGAGCGGCTACTCTTCATCCTGGACGGCGCTGACGAGCTATTTGCGCAGGGGTCCGCCGAAGCCGCGCCCTGCGCGGATCCCTTCGAGGCGACTAGCGGCGCGCAGGTGCTGGGCGCGCTGCTGAGCAAGGCTCTGCTGCCCGAGGCCCGCCTGCTGGTGACAACGCGCGCTGCCCCACCCGGGGGGCTGCACCGCCACTTGCGCTCGCCGCAGTGCGCCGAGGTGCGCGGATTCTCGGCCAAAGACAAGAAGAAGTTCTTCTATAAGTTCTTCCGAGACGAGCGGAGGGCGGAGCGCGCCTACCGCTTCGTGAAGGAGAACGAGACGCTCTTCGCGCTGTGCTTCGTGCCCTTCGTGTGCTGGATCGTGTGCTCCGTGCTGCGCCAGCAGCTCAAGAGCAGCCAGGACCTGTCGCGCACTTCCAAGACCACCACATCTGTGTACCTGCTCTTCATCGTTAGCCTGCTGGGATCGGCGCCACCCGCCAACGGAGCCTACGTGCAGGGCGAGCTGCGTAAGCTGTGCCGCCTGGCCCGAGAGGGCGTCCTGGGGCGCCGGGCGCAGTTTGCAGAGAAGGACCTGGAACGACTGGAGCTGAGCGACTCGGTTGTGCAGACGCTGTTTCTCAACAAGAAGGAGATGGTCGGCGTGCTGGAGGCCGAGGTCACCTACCAGTTCGTCGACCAGAGCTTCCAGGAATTCTTCGCTGCGCTGTCCTACCTGCTGGAGGAGGAGGGGGCCCCCGAGGCGCCGGCCGGTGGCGTAGGTGCCCTCCTGCGCCGGGATGCAGAGTTGCGTGGCCACCTCACGCTCACCACGCGTTTCCTCTTCGGACTGCTGAGCACTGAGCGGATGCGCGACATTGAGCGCCACTTCGGCTGCTTGGTCTCGGAGCGCGTGAAGCAAGACGCGCTGCTGTGGGTGCAGGGTCAGGGCCGCTCCACGGCGGCGCCAGAGGGGACCGAGGGGACGGAGGGGCTCGAGGCGTCGGAGGAGCCAGAGGAGGAGGAGTATGAGGAGCTCAACCACCCGCTGGAGCTGCTGTACTGCCTGTATGAGACGCAGGAGGATGCGTTCGTGCGCCAGGCCCTGCGTGGCCTGCCGGAGCTGGCGCTGGAGCGAGTGTGCTTCAGCCGCATGGACCTCGCGGTCCTGAGCTACTGCGTGCAGTGCTGCCCCGAGGGACAGGCGCTGCGGCTGCTCAGGTGCCAGCTGAGTATGCTgcaggagaagaagaagaagaggagccTGGTGAAGAGGCTGCAGGGCAGCCTGGGAAGCAGGTGGGTCTCTGCAGAGGGTTGCCCTGTGGGTCTGATGACACTGTGCATATGCCGGCTGCCTGTGGGCGTGGCACACGTGTGCCCTGAGTGCCCACCTGGGGAGGGGAAGGTGACACACCTACGGAACCTCCCCCATACAGGAGGGAGGAACACTAAGGCTGTTTTTGCCCACCCCCTTGCCAAGCAGCACCCATCTCCCCCAGGGTCTTTTGTCCATGCCCACCCTCCCAGCATTTGCCTGGCTCTGGCCCAACGCCCCCTTTCTCCCCACATTATGGCTTCTCAGCCTTAGTCCTAGAGTTCAATGCTTGATGCTGGGGGTGTCTGTGCCTACCACACCCTCCCTCCACCCAGAACACTTTCAGCTTCTGGCCAGGCCTGGCAGCCTCGCCTGGCTCCCCCAGGTGGCCTGGGACCCCTGACCCTACAAGTACCCCACAACCACCTGCCAGTGATCTCCTCCACTAGACCCTCAGCTCCCCCAGGCAAGGCCATGCTCCCTTTCTTACTTGGCACAGGTGGTTAGCATCTGTTAGAGAATGAGTATCAGGACATGGCAGAGGCTGGGtccagggagagagacagatctGCACATGGGGAAGGGGGTGGTGTGCACGGGCCACAAAGAGGGCTTCCATCTGGATTCAGAGGGGGGTGTGGGGCCAATGGGGCATATCTAGGACCAGGTAAGGGGCTTTGGCTCAGCCTGGAGCGAGGAAGGATTCCTTTCTgggagggaggggctgggaggggcCAGGTGGTCTTCACCTTCCTCTTTCCCCCAGGAATTCCGGAGCCTCCTCAAGGCAACCGCCAGCCTCCCCGCTTCGTGCACTCTGTGAGGCCATGAATGACCAGCACTGCGGTCTGAGTAGACTGACGTGAGTTACCATGTCTCCTTCAGTGGCTACCAAGGAGGGGACTCCAGGCAGGATTCCCAGGGGTGGGGACAGAGGTGGGGCCCTgtctgagggaggctgagagtCTGTCACTCTGGTGTCTGGGGCTGAGGGCACCAGAATCCACCCACAGAGAGCAGAGAAGGCAGGAGTGGGGGACTGGCAGGGGCCCCCTCCCCAGATTTGGACCAGTAGGAAGGAAGGCGTGGCCCTGGTTTGAGGGAGAAGCAGGGTACGGCTAAGCCTTCTAGGGGAGGGATAAAGAAGCCCCGGGGGTATTTCCATTCCCAAAGGAAGGCTACTAAGTGCAACTGGAAACTGCTGGGAGATCCCTCTGGATTCTTAGAAGCAATGGAGAAAGGCGTTCAGGGTGCAGGTTCCGAGTCCGGGCTGTCTGGAACTTCTTTGTGATGCTGGGCAAGTCAGCCtatctcagcctcagtttcctcctctgtaaaatggagccaaAAGACTCTGCCTTAGAGGGTTGATGCCCACAATTCAAATGCTAAACTAAATACAGAAAGATATTCatacagcattatttacaatggCACAAAAGTTGAAACAACACAACTAGCCAACCATTAGAGATTGACTCGATACACTAAAAGGAGtccaggtggcgcagtggttaagtgcgtggctgctaacagaaaagtcagcagttcaaacccaccaactgatCCTTGGGAGGcagacgtgacagtctgcttccacagagattccctatgggttgctatgattcggaattgactcaatggcagttggtTTTAAGGTGTGTCGAGAACTGTTGACAGTAGGTTGTGTGGGACTATCAAAGGCCAGGGCAGGATAAGGTCCAGCAGGAGGGAAGGACCACGCACAAAGCTCTGTGGGGCCCAGGGAGGCAGGTGTGGAGCCAGCATGTCTCCCCA from the Loxodonta africana isolate mLoxAfr1 chromosome 7, mLoxAfr1.hap2, whole genome shotgun sequence genome contains:
- the NLRP6 gene encoding NACHT, LRR and PYD domains-containing protein 6 — translated: MEEPRASCSSPGQRAAAARELLLAAFEDLSQEQLKRFRHKLRNAPEGSRGIPWGRLEGADAIDLVERLVEFYGPEPALEVAHKALKRSDVRDVAARLKEQRLQQLGPGPSAQLSVSEYKKKYRQHVLQLHAKVKERNARSVKITKRFTKLLIAPESPDPEDETLGLAEEPEPRRARRSDTDTFNRLFSRDEEGGRPLTVVLQGPAGIGKTMAAKKILYDWAAGKLYHGQVDFAFFLPCRELLERQGDSSLADLILDQCPDRGAPVRQILAHPERLLFILDGADELFAQGSAEAAPCADPFEATSGAQVLGALLSKALLPEARLLVTTRAAPPGGLHRHLRSPQCAEVRGFSAKDKKKFFYKFFRDERRAERAYRFVKENETLFALCFVPFVCWIVCSVLRQQLKSSQDLSRTSKTTTSVYLLFIVSLLGSAPPANGAYVQGELRKLCRLAREGVLGRRAQFAEKDLERLELSDSVVQTLFLNKKEMVGVLEAEVTYQFVDQSFQEFFAALSYLLEEEGAPEAPAGGVGALLRRDAELRGHLTLTTRFLFGLLSTERMRDIERHFGCLVSERVKQDALLWVQGQGRSTAAPEGTEGTEGLEASEEPEEEEYEELNHPLELLYCLYETQEDAFVRQALRGLPELALERVCFSRMDLAVLSYCVQCCPEGQALRLLRCQLSMLQEKKKKRSLVKRLQGSLGSRNSGASSRQPPASPLRALCEAMNDQHCGLSRLTLSHCKLPDMVCRDLAEALRAAPALTELGLLHNSLSEVGLRVLCEGLAWPRCRVQTLRVQQPGLQEALQYLIGLLQQSLVLTTLDLSGCQLPGPTVTYLCSTLQQPGCSLKALSLASVELSEYSLQELQAVKMAKPDLVITHPGLEDKPEPLEGVSSAL